A genomic stretch from Leptospira licerasiae serovar Varillal str. VAR 010 includes:
- a CDS encoding MFS transporter has protein sequence MKKISKAVWILSFISLFTDVSSEMLYPIMPLYLKSIGFSVVLIGVLEGFAEAIAGLSKGYFGKLSDQNGKRVPFVQLGYLLSAISKPIMGFFTFPFWIFLARTMDRLGKGIRTGARDALLSDEATPETKGTVFGFHRSMDTLGAVIGPVFALVFLYFYPENYSVLFFIAAIPGLSAFLISGLLNEKNETKPPTQGKSNFLSYFIYWKNAPISYKKLVIGLLFFGLVNSSDLFLLLMAKSKGLEDSQVIGIYIFYNLIYALSSLPAGILADKIGLKPTLVFGLLVFALVYGGMAFAEDKIHFYSLFFLYGVYAASTEGISKALITNITPTTDSASAIGTFAGLNSIAALIASNLGGLIWFYSGPKSMFLISALVSVTVSFYFMRHSLFRSGK, from the coding sequence ATGAAAAAAATCAGCAAAGCAGTCTGGATCCTTTCGTTCATCAGCCTTTTTACGGACGTATCCAGCGAGATGTTGTATCCGATTATGCCTCTCTATCTAAAAAGCATCGGATTTTCAGTAGTACTGATCGGAGTTTTGGAAGGATTTGCAGAAGCGATTGCAGGACTCAGTAAAGGTTATTTCGGAAAACTGTCAGACCAAAACGGTAAGAGAGTTCCATTCGTTCAGCTCGGATATTTATTAAGCGCAATCTCTAAACCTATTATGGGATTTTTCACCTTTCCGTTTTGGATCTTCTTAGCCAGAACTATGGATCGACTGGGCAAAGGGATCAGAACAGGTGCAAGGGACGCATTACTTTCTGACGAGGCAACACCTGAAACCAAGGGCACAGTTTTCGGATTCCATCGCTCTATGGATACATTAGGAGCAGTAATCGGACCTGTATTCGCTTTAGTATTTTTATATTTTTATCCGGAAAATTATTCCGTTCTATTTTTTATAGCAGCGATCCCCGGACTCTCCGCATTTCTGATCTCGGGCCTCCTAAACGAAAAGAACGAAACTAAACCGCCTACACAAGGGAAATCGAACTTTCTCTCATATTTTATCTATTGGAAGAACGCTCCTATCTCATATAAAAAATTAGTGATCGGACTTTTATTCTTCGGACTAGTTAATAGCTCCGACCTTTTTCTTCTACTAATGGCAAAAAGTAAAGGTTTAGAAGATTCTCAAGTAATCGGAATATACATATTTTATAATTTAATTTACGCTTTATCTTCTCTTCCTGCAGGCATCTTAGCAGACAAGATCGGGCTCAAACCCACTTTGGTCTTCGGTTTACTCGTATTTGCTTTAGTATATGGAGGAATGGCGTTTGCGGAAGACAAGATCCATTTTTATTCCTTATTCTTCTTATACGGGGTCTATGCCGCTAGCACGGAAGGGATTTCAAAGGCGTTGATCACAAATATCACACCCACTACAGATTCAGCCTCGGCTATCGGAACATTTGCCGGTTTGAATAGTATTGCCGCATTGATTGCAAGTAATCTAGGTGGGTTGATCTGGTTTTATTCCGGACCTAAAAGTATGTTCCTTATCTCGGCTTTAGTTTCCGTAACTGTTTCATTCTATTTTATGAGGCATTCTCTTTTCAGATCCGGAAAGTAA
- a CDS encoding copper-transporting P-type ATPase, with translation MDEHSHSQHSHHSVAQKVSEPVKPFRKTEYVCPMHPEIRRDRPGDCPICGMTLVAQGGEPDSEAEDKELRSLFRKFILSTVFSLPLFFLAMSEMFFPHLVFEFTVGLGDRIQFVLASLVFWGPGFFLVRKGIVSFKSMNLNMYSLILIGVGAAYLFSVAALFFSDFFPQSLHSHGKVALYFEAASVILTLVILGEYLQARAQRRTGGAIQALLGLSPKTAHLLNGNSEREIRIEEIRVGDRLRVKPGEKIPIDGKIEEGSSYVEESMLTGEPLPVKKEKGDRVFGATINQTGSFVLIADKIGSETALSQIIHMVEEAQRSKAPIQGLADRVAGWLVPFVLLISVLTFCAWYFFGPEPSLSYAVLNSLSVLIIACPCALGLATPISVMVGVGIGAQNGILIRNAEALEKTEKGTVLFTDKTGTLTEGRPRVIEVYPENEQILRFAAALESRSEHPIAKAIVRKAEESGLMIPDVIDFSSITGNGVSGKIEGKSVYVGKKKYWNVKEVPQDLLKKEEFFLNQGKTVVWVADDQKYLGVITVTDPIKETTPKAVSDIEAFGIRIVMLTGDAKTSAQKVGDQIGIREIYSELSPEGKKEIVKSAKKENEIILVAGDGINDAPSLSESDVGIAMGSGTEIAIQSASITLVKGDLLGISKAIRLSKATMNNIKMNLFFSFAYNFLGIPIAAGLLYPFLGILLSPMIAGAAMSLSSVSVVMNALRLRKTKL, from the coding sequence ATGGACGAACATTCACATAGCCAACACAGCCATCATTCGGTAGCGCAAAAAGTTTCCGAACCCGTAAAACCTTTTAGGAAAACGGAATATGTTTGTCCGATGCATCCTGAAATACGCCGAGATCGACCGGGAGATTGTCCGATCTGTGGAATGACTTTGGTGGCTCAAGGAGGGGAACCGGACTCCGAAGCAGAAGATAAGGAGCTCCGTTCCTTATTTAGGAAATTTATATTATCTACGGTCTTTTCTCTTCCGTTATTTTTTTTGGCAATGTCCGAAATGTTTTTTCCTCATTTAGTTTTCGAGTTCACTGTAGGCCTCGGAGATCGTATCCAATTTGTTTTGGCTTCACTCGTATTTTGGGGGCCCGGATTCTTTTTAGTAAGAAAAGGAATTGTCTCTTTCAAGAGTATGAATCTAAACATGTACAGCCTGATCCTAATAGGAGTAGGGGCCGCGTATTTGTTCTCTGTCGCCGCTCTTTTCTTCTCCGATTTTTTCCCTCAGTCATTACACTCTCACGGCAAGGTAGCGCTGTACTTCGAAGCAGCTTCCGTTATTCTTACCTTGGTCATATTAGGCGAATATCTGCAAGCTAGGGCCCAGAGAAGGACTGGAGGCGCTATCCAAGCTCTCTTAGGATTGTCGCCTAAAACGGCTCATCTACTAAACGGAAATTCGGAGAGAGAAATACGAATAGAAGAGATCCGTGTCGGAGACAGACTCCGAGTTAAACCGGGAGAAAAGATCCCAATCGACGGCAAGATAGAAGAAGGTTCCAGCTATGTGGAAGAGTCTATGCTGACCGGAGAACCTCTTCCTGTGAAAAAAGAAAAAGGAGATCGTGTTTTTGGGGCCACTATCAATCAAACCGGAAGTTTTGTTTTAATTGCGGACAAGATAGGATCCGAAACAGCTCTATCACAAATTATTCATATGGTGGAAGAAGCGCAGAGAAGTAAGGCTCCTATACAAGGTTTGGCGGATAGAGTAGCAGGTTGGCTTGTTCCTTTTGTTTTACTGATCTCTGTTCTTACCTTTTGTGCCTGGTATTTTTTCGGTCCGGAACCTTCTCTATCTTATGCAGTTTTAAATTCATTATCCGTTCTGATCATCGCATGTCCTTGTGCTTTAGGACTTGCGACTCCTATTTCAGTAATGGTTGGAGTAGGTATCGGAGCTCAAAACGGAATATTGATACGAAATGCCGAAGCCCTGGAAAAAACCGAAAAGGGAACGGTGCTATTTACCGACAAAACTGGAACATTGACCGAAGGGCGTCCTAGAGTGATCGAGGTCTATCCCGAGAATGAACAGATCCTAAGGTTTGCTGCTGCACTTGAATCTAGAAGCGAGCATCCTATCGCTAAAGCAATCGTTCGTAAAGCCGAAGAGTCGGGACTTATGATCCCGGATGTGATCGATTTTTCCTCGATTACGGGTAACGGAGTCTCAGGCAAAATAGAAGGGAAATCAGTATATGTAGGTAAGAAGAAATATTGGAACGTAAAAGAAGTACCGCAAGATCTTTTAAAGAAAGAGGAGTTCTTTTTAAACCAAGGCAAAACTGTCGTTTGGGTTGCAGACGATCAGAAATATCTAGGTGTCATAACAGTTACTGATCCAATCAAGGAAACTACTCCTAAAGCGGTTTCGGATATAGAAGCTTTTGGTATCCGGATCGTAATGCTAACAGGAGATGCAAAAACTTCCGCCCAAAAAGTGGGAGATCAGATTGGGATTCGAGAGATCTATTCCGAATTAAGTCCGGAAGGGAAGAAGGAGATAGTAAAATCTGCCAAAAAAGAAAACGAGATCATACTGGTGGCTGGGGACGGAATTAACGATGCTCCGTCGCTTTCAGAATCTGATGTAGGGATCGCTATGGGATCTGGAACGGAAATCGCAATCCAAAGTGCGTCCATTACGCTGGTCAAGGGAGATCTATTAGGAATTTCGAAAGCGATCCGTTTAAGTAAGGCGACTATGAATAATATAAAAATGAACCTATTCTTTTCGTTCGCATACAATTTTTTAGGAATACCGATCGCTGCAGGACTACTCTATCCTTTTCTTGGGATATTGCTTTCTCCAATGATCGCAGGAGCTGCTATGAGCCTGAGTTCCGTCTCAGTAGTGATGAATGCGCTTCGTTTAAGAAAAACTAAATTATGA
- a CDS encoding PilZ domain-containing protein — protein MAGTNSLFDDKYEYRDPSQQKRKNARVKITIDGDFIVKGKTQRFPVFIVDIGTGGAGIETRTSVFEGDRIILFGNINGKNMELESEVIRVSGKKANVIFISLSEEDRDLIQDLIHKKFFDKDKKPLS, from the coding sequence ATGGCGGGCACTAATTCCCTTTTCGACGACAAATACGAATACCGGGACCCTTCTCAACAGAAGAGAAAGAACGCTCGCGTCAAAATCACCATTGACGGTGATTTCATAGTCAAGGGTAAGACCCAAAGATTTCCGGTATTCATCGTTGATATAGGAACTGGAGGAGCAGGCATTGAAACCCGCACTTCCGTTTTCGAGGGAGACAGGATCATCCTATTCGGAAATATCAACGGCAAAAATATGGAACTTGAATCGGAAGTAATCCGAGTCTCCGGAAAAAAAGCGAATGTTATCTTTATCAGCCTCTCCGAGGAAGACAGAGATCTTATCCAAGACTTGATCCACAAAAAATTCTTCGACAAAGACAAAAAGCCTCTATCCTGA
- a CDS encoding NRDE family protein encodes MCTSLIYRDPNKGILGIGFNRDESFKRKPSLSPQLLESNSGKAIAPIDGEAGGTWIGVTQSGEIICLLNYYEATLKLLRNPVSRGLLVRSILLGERTPESYTNTELENYYPFKLFKVRREKTEIFIWDGKTYQTETDSETFTVFGSSFTQGPKAQVVRRETFDSNFRPSSHPDATGFTNIAKSFLSSHLPEQGALSPCMHRRDAHSVSRTVIVLDGASVYFSYKNSQPCEDGPEEDYNFTLTEFRTSA; translated from the coding sequence ATGTGCACATCACTGATCTATAGAGATCCAAATAAAGGAATACTCGGAATCGGATTTAACAGAGACGAGTCTTTCAAAAGAAAACCTTCTCTCTCTCCTCAGTTACTCGAATCCAATTCAGGAAAAGCGATCGCACCGATCGACGGAGAAGCGGGAGGCACTTGGATCGGAGTTACCCAATCGGGAGAGATCATCTGTCTATTAAATTATTACGAGGCTACATTAAAGCTGCTACGCAATCCTGTGAGTAGAGGGCTGTTAGTCCGTTCAATTCTACTCGGAGAAAGAACGCCTGAATCTTATACAAACACCGAGTTGGAAAATTATTATCCATTCAAACTATTCAAGGTAAGGAGAGAGAAGACCGAAATTTTTATCTGGGACGGTAAAACGTACCAAACAGAAACGGACTCCGAAACATTTACAGTATTTGGAAGCTCTTTCACACAAGGACCCAAGGCCCAAGTAGTCAGAAGAGAAACATTCGATTCGAATTTTCGTCCTTCTTCCCATCCGGATGCCACAGGTTTTACAAACATCGCAAAGTCATTCTTATCTTCTCATCTACCGGAACAAGGCGCTCTATCGCCTTGTATGCACAGAAGAGACGCACATTCCGTTTCCAGGACCGTAATTGTTTTGGATGGAGCTTCTGTTTATTTCTCTTATAAGAATTCTCAGCCCTGCGAAGACGGACCTGAAGAAGATTACAATTTCACTTTGACTGAATTTCGAACTTCTGCATGA
- a CDS encoding cell envelope biogenesis protein OmpA, translating into MFGKFFPFLVLLGILYSSSASANSLISTESGSFSPNWDGVSDILRFKIQTSSLPKLQDWELTIRSASGETVKKFEASKIRKKGFTLFSDENEFAPEDIYLPSILEWDGENENGIPVGDGYYTYQLFLLTANKERILSEESTFYLDARPPKAEANCKTKLLLSEDRNLSKIIIQQKTSGESADIFIGEFLDFEGRSLKAYTWRYREVPFQLVWDGTDSNGKSVPPGLYTYKLTGRDPAGNESIDKIENLTVKNDSFGVDLNVEGDLFPSDPNNPLNRIKFNSYVSSRLKSDSYELEIFKNEAKEDNIVFSQKSLGEPPAELIWEPKNKENKPLGPGTYLYRLTVFNRYDKYTSIPKKFQLSDQKPKFSYDVSPSGFTPDGDWQKDLVEIRLRSKGLPIVSWKINIMESYYDGDKQEERIVRSWNGIGNGPDKLIWYGLDDQGRRIGSLAELRFVLSYKDVFGGEEELELGDIKTDILVVKEKEGFRFSVPNRIYEDKWWTLPSKLKSVLSKFPGYKVELQIHTSHRGDDEFNLRASEEKAKKVFQSLFGKDYEFGRYRYRGYGETLPLIPGNGAYEVDRNERVDFFLSVGK; encoded by the coding sequence ATGTTCGGAAAATTTTTTCCTTTTTTAGTCCTCTTAGGAATTCTATACTCCTCTTCCGCTTCTGCAAACTCGCTCATTAGCACGGAATCCGGCTCCTTCTCTCCGAACTGGGACGGAGTCTCCGATATTTTACGATTCAAGATACAAACTTCTTCCTTACCAAAACTGCAAGACTGGGAATTGACTATCAGAAGCGCCTCCGGAGAAACCGTAAAAAAATTCGAAGCGAGCAAGATCCGCAAAAAAGGATTCACACTATTTTCAGACGAGAATGAATTCGCTCCGGAAGATATTTATCTACCTTCTATCCTGGAATGGGATGGAGAGAACGAGAACGGAATTCCGGTGGGCGATGGATATTATACCTATCAGTTATTTTTGCTCACAGCAAACAAAGAAAGAATACTTTCCGAAGAGTCCACATTCTACTTGGATGCAAGACCTCCCAAAGCGGAGGCGAATTGTAAGACAAAGTTATTATTAAGCGAAGACAGAAATTTATCCAAGATCATTATACAGCAAAAAACCTCCGGAGAATCTGCGGACATCTTTATCGGAGAATTTTTGGATTTTGAAGGTAGGTCGCTAAAAGCTTATACATGGAGATATAGAGAAGTTCCTTTCCAACTCGTATGGGACGGAACCGATTCCAACGGTAAATCTGTTCCTCCAGGTTTGTATACTTATAAACTCACCGGAAGAGATCCTGCAGGAAACGAATCAATCGATAAGATCGAGAACCTGACGGTTAAAAACGATTCTTTCGGGGTGGATCTAAATGTAGAAGGGGATCTATTTCCTTCCGATCCGAACAATCCTTTGAATCGCATTAAATTTAACTCATATGTTTCCTCCAGATTAAAATCCGATTCTTATGAATTGGAAATTTTCAAGAACGAAGCAAAAGAAGATAATATCGTCTTCTCTCAAAAATCACTGGGAGAACCTCCCGCTGAGCTTATTTGGGAGCCTAAAAACAAAGAAAACAAACCTTTAGGTCCCGGAACTTATCTATATCGTCTAACGGTATTCAACAGATACGATAAGTACACAAGCATTCCTAAAAAATTCCAGCTTTCGGACCAAAAACCTAAATTTTCCTACGATGTTTCACCTAGCGGATTTACACCCGATGGAGACTGGCAAAAAGATCTGGTTGAGATCCGCTTAAGATCCAAAGGACTTCCGATCGTATCCTGGAAGATTAATATTATGGAATCCTATTACGACGGTGACAAACAAGAAGAACGGATCGTACGAAGCTGGAACGGGATCGGGAACGGCCCGGACAAATTAATCTGGTACGGTTTGGACGATCAAGGCAGAAGAATCGGATCTCTCGCGGAACTCAGATTTGTTCTCTCTTACAAAGACGTATTCGGCGGAGAAGAAGAATTAGAGTTAGGAGATATCAAAACCGACATTCTAGTAGTAAAAGAAAAAGAAGGTTTCAGATTCTCTGTCCCAAATCGGATCTACGAGGACAAATGGTGGACATTACCTTCTAAACTAAAATCCGTCTTAAGTAAATTTCCAGGATACAAAGTAGAGTTACAGATCCACACATCTCACAGAGGAGATGACGAATTCAATCTAAGGGCTTCCGAAGAAAAAGCTAAAAAAGTATTCCAATCCTTATTCGGAAAAGATTATGAATTCGGGCGATATAGATACAGAGGCTATGGAGAAACATTACCTTTGATCCCTGGTAACGGAGCTTATGAAGTGGATCGAAACGAAAGAGTAGATTTCTTTTTGAGCGTAGGAAAATAA
- a CDS encoding NUDIX hydrolase, with product MKFCSVCGSEVVQKVPEGDSLARYVCENCGTIHYQNPKVIVGTIPIWEGKILLCKRAIEPRKGYWTLPAGFLENRETVEEGAARETSEEANAKIDIVRLHSVYSIPHISQVYMFFLANLVDGLFSESPESEEVKLFSPEEIPWEEIAFASVTFALKRYTERSEIIDAGTHLGSIRNRKLEDKT from the coding sequence ATGAAGTTTTGCAGCGTTTGCGGCTCCGAAGTAGTCCAAAAAGTCCCGGAAGGAGACAGTCTCGCAAGATATGTTTGCGAGAATTGTGGTACCATACATTACCAAAATCCGAAGGTAATCGTCGGCACCATTCCTATCTGGGAAGGAAAAATACTGCTCTGCAAACGTGCAATCGAACCCAGAAAAGGATACTGGACCTTACCCGCAGGATTTTTAGAGAACAGGGAAACTGTAGAAGAAGGCGCCGCGAGAGAAACCTCGGAGGAAGCAAATGCAAAGATAGATATTGTCCGCCTTCATTCAGTATATAGCATTCCTCATATCAGCCAAGTTTATATGTTCTTTCTTGCAAACTTGGTGGACGGACTATTTTCGGAAAGTCCCGAATCGGAAGAAGTAAAACTATTCTCTCCGGAAGAGATCCCTTGGGAAGAGATCGCATTTGCTTCGGTCACATTCGCATTAAAACGTTATACCGAAAGATCCGAGATAATCGATGCCGGAACTCATTTGGGTTCGATCCGCAACAGAAAACTAGAGGACAAAACATAA
- a CDS encoding carbon starvation protein A, whose product MLPLLAVFGCFTLYFLGYKFYSGFLSKSIFQLKDTVGDTPAHKFNDGVDYLPTKPAVLFGHHYASIAGLAPILGPAVAVIWGWLPAMLWVVFGAIFIGCVHDFGAIVISVRNQGKSIGQVAQDLLGPRARSLFHAIIFFLVALAMGVFVIVLAEMFSADPKLKQAPIASPPKIEQMQNSPSAPSIKDHVHPSEVRVETPSSPIKLRSHFPEAVIPTAGIMLFAILVGWLHYKKGMKLGPLTFASVALTLVVMVLGMNDSILSWTGLNDIDKSPGVPIWKIILLAYAFLASVTPVWLLLQSRDYINSFLLYLGIIAIYFGFVKGSILGEFSSFNAEAIRTEKVDMDIIPFVFITIACGAVSGFHALVSSGTTAKQLDREIDARVIGYGGMIGESLLGLTSVVACTIGFASAGEWSSFYKSWSGIQGLAPSVGAYIYGTGRFISQLGFDEGFAQGFIALVVVSFALTSLDSATRLLRYNIEEIAESFGSVTIKKTLGNRYVSSIIACIAIGFFAFLQIDQGGKKTTAGLALWKLFGTTNQLLAGLALLVITIYLLYSKKKTWISFIPMIFVLGATLWAMVINFYDFLFSKSPSYLLATVGGILIFLTVWLLLEAILAWRRFSKA is encoded by the coding sequence ATGTTACCCCTTCTCGCGGTTTTTGGTTGTTTCACTCTTTATTTTTTAGGTTATAAGTTTTACTCGGGATTTTTATCCAAGTCCATCTTCCAACTCAAAGATACCGTAGGTGATACTCCAGCTCATAAATTCAATGACGGCGTGGATTATCTTCCTACAAAACCAGCCGTTCTATTCGGACACCATTATGCGTCCATTGCGGGACTCGCTCCCATTTTAGGACCCGCGGTGGCAGTGATCTGGGGATGGCTGCCTGCGATGCTTTGGGTTGTATTCGGTGCAATTTTTATAGGCTGTGTCCATGACTTCGGAGCAATTGTAATTTCTGTTCGCAACCAAGGAAAATCGATCGGCCAAGTTGCTCAGGATCTTTTAGGACCGAGAGCTAGGAGTTTATTTCACGCGATCATTTTTTTCTTAGTAGCTCTGGCAATGGGTGTGTTCGTGATCGTTCTTGCAGAAATGTTTTCCGCAGATCCTAAGTTGAAGCAAGCTCCGATCGCTTCTCCTCCTAAAATTGAACAAATGCAAAACAGTCCTAGCGCTCCAAGCATAAAGGACCATGTCCACCCTTCCGAAGTTAGGGTGGAAACTCCTTCTTCTCCCATCAAACTCAGAAGTCATTTTCCGGAGGCCGTAATTCCTACCGCAGGGATCATGCTATTTGCGATCTTAGTGGGCTGGCTCCATTATAAAAAAGGAATGAAGCTTGGACCTCTTACATTCGCTTCAGTGGCTCTCACCTTGGTAGTAATGGTGCTTGGAATGAATGACTCCATTCTTTCTTGGACGGGCCTCAACGATATAGATAAGTCGCCGGGAGTTCCGATCTGGAAAATTATACTTCTCGCATATGCTTTTCTGGCTTCCGTAACTCCAGTCTGGCTACTTCTTCAAAGTAGGGATTATATCAATTCCTTCTTATTGTATTTGGGGATCATTGCTATCTATTTCGGTTTCGTAAAAGGAAGTATCCTCGGAGAATTTTCCTCTTTTAACGCGGAAGCGATCCGCACGGAAAAAGTGGACATGGATATTATTCCGTTCGTGTTTATCACGATCGCTTGCGGAGCAGTATCGGGTTTCCATGCATTGGTAAGTTCCGGGACTACCGCAAAACAATTGGATAGGGAAATCGACGCAAGAGTGATCGGATATGGCGGTATGATCGGCGAATCTCTGTTAGGTCTTACATCGGTTGTCGCATGCACGATTGGTTTTGCATCCGCAGGAGAATGGTCTTCCTTTTATAAGTCTTGGTCAGGGATCCAGGGTTTAGCGCCTTCCGTTGGAGCTTATATCTATGGGACAGGAAGATTTATCTCTCAATTAGGTTTTGACGAAGGTTTTGCGCAAGGTTTTATCGCACTTGTCGTTGTAAGCTTCGCTTTAACTTCCCTCGATTCCGCAACTAGACTATTAAGATATAATATAGAAGAGATTGCCGAAAGTTTCGGATCGGTAACGATCAAAAAAACTTTAGGGAATCGTTATGTTTCCAGCATCATCGCATGCATTGCGATCGGTTTTTTTGCGTTCTTGCAGATAGACCAAGGTGGCAAAAAAACCACGGCGGGGTTGGCACTTTGGAAGCTATTCGGCACCACAAATCAATTGTTAGCCGGCTTAGCTTTGCTTGTAATCACGATATATCTGTTGTATTCTAAGAAAAAGACATGGATCAGTTTTATACCTATGATATTCGTATTAGGAGCTACACTCTGGGCAATGGTCATCAACTTCTACGATTTCTTATTCTCCAAGTCGCCTAGCTATTTGCTTGCAACAGTCGGAGGAATTTTGATCTTTCTAACCGTTTGGTTACTACTAGAAGCGATCCTAGCTTGGAGAAGGTTTTCTAAAGCATGA